Proteins from one Leptospira wolffii serovar Khorat str. Khorat-H2 genomic window:
- a CDS encoding MotA/TolQ/ExbB proton channel family protein — MILAKTDSLVSIIPPETVPILILLVSIIGFTIIIERLIFFSRWKSLSPDDWRRVKDLLQAKNVDSASDLIRSLSQGPFSQVLQAGIAQYKKNSSSVEDEILTQGLNQIQRMEKFLSSLATIATISPLLGVLGTVLGIIRSFAEGSGTRGAEVGISEALITTAMGLAVAIPAYIFHNFFQKRKEDAISEMESLSEQALRFLK; from the coding sequence ATGATTCTTGCGAAAACAGATTCTTTGGTTTCCATTATTCCTCCGGAAACCGTCCCCATTTTGATTCTCTTGGTTTCGATTATCGGCTTTACTATCATCATAGAAAGATTAATCTTCTTTTCCCGTTGGAAGTCCCTTTCTCCCGACGATTGGAGGAGAGTGAAGGACTTGCTCCAAGCCAAGAATGTAGACTCCGCTTCCGATCTGATACGCAGTCTGAGCCAAGGTCCATTCTCCCAAGTTCTCCAAGCCGGGATCGCGCAATATAAGAAAAACTCTTCTTCGGTGGAGGACGAGATTCTCACCCAAGGATTGAATCAGATCCAAAGAATGGAAAAGTTTCTTTCTTCTTTGGCAACGATTGCGACGATTTCCCCTCTATTGGGAGTATTGGGAACGGTTTTAGGGATCATTCGCTCCTTTGCGGAAGGTTCCGGAACCAGAGGAGCCGAAGTGGGGATCAGCGAGGCCTTGATTACCACGGCAATGGGGCTCGCGGTTGCGATTCCCGCTTATATATTTCATAACTTCTTTCAAAAAAGAAAAGAAGATGCCATCTCCGAAATGGAGAGTCTTTCCGAACAAGCTCTTAGGTTTTTGAAATAA
- a CDS encoding ExbD/TolR family protein, with product MKFRKWKRGGGESGFRAGQIELAPMIDVISFIVIYFLMNATLEKSTVIKIELPRSSSTAQEKKKDELIITVNKDGKIFLDKDTEPVPLEKLTEKIKIFNGPEDKDKKEPNKNRVIIRGDGGANYQTIVKVIDKVNEAGVTRFNLAMVRQPGSQ from the coding sequence ATGAAATTCAGAAAGTGGAAACGCGGAGGAGGAGAATCCGGATTTCGTGCGGGGCAGATCGAACTAGCCCCCATGATCGACGTGATTAGTTTCATTGTGATCTACTTTCTAATGAATGCCACTTTGGAAAAATCGACGGTGATCAAGATCGAGTTGCCTAGATCCTCTAGTACCGCCCAAGAAAAGAAAAAAGACGAACTTATCATTACGGTGAATAAGGACGGAAAGATTTTTCTAGATAAGGATACCGAGCCGGTTCCTTTGGAAAAATTGACCGAGAAAATAAAAATATTCAATGGGCCCGAAGACAAAGATAAAAAAGAGCCCAATAAGAACAGAGTGATCATTAGAGGGGATGGTGGAGCGAATTACCAAACGATCGTTAAAGTGATCGATAAAGTGAATGAAGCGGGTGTAACCAGGTTCAATTTGGCGATGGTCCGTCAGCCGGGAAGCCAGTGA